CATTATATATATTATACGATTTTTTGTGTTGATGCGTGGACAAGTACTGATGAAATGGCAACCTAGATATTTTGACTGTACACTGCTCAATTATATACGATGGCTTCTTGCACTGTGTCACGATCATGCAATGTGTGTCGCCTAGCAACAGCACATGGAACACACCTCACAGGAAAGCATGGAGCTGGCCCTAGCATCTGTGTCGTCTGGCGCTGCTCTCCTAGCTAGAATGGTGCCACGGCAACACAGCGTGTGAAAACTGAACCAGAGGACGACGTTAGGTGGTGAAGGACTGTCGGTGCTGATTGGTTTTTGTGTCTGGCATCGTTATCCTCATCATCTCGTATGGTAGCTAGTGAGGATTGAATGCATATGCATGCCACCGAGTCATCAAAGAAGCACAGGGGCACGTGATTTTCATTTAATTTTCTGCCAGGGTATGTGATGTGAGATCGCCAAGTGATCCAAAGCCGGTTGCTTGCACCAATTAGGGATGGAAAACCATGTCGACGAGGTAATAAGGATCGGATGATCCTCTCTCACTCACCTCTCGCCGGCCGGGTGGGCCTATATATCAGGCACACCCCACCACCTCCCCCAGGCGCAGATCGATCGAGCACCCCAAACTTGCACACAATCACCATCAGTTCTAGTAGACAAGACATGTAATAATTAAGTTCAAATCCcctcggcgatcgagctcgagTGACTCATTCCAATTTCCACAAACACTGCCGATCCATCTCTGTAATTGACTCCGATATTTGTGCGCGCAGATCGACATCGACGATGAGCTCCGTGgacgccaccggcggcgagaagaagACGTCGTGGCCGGAGGTGGTGGGCctgccggcggaggaggccaaGAAGATCATCCTCAAGGACATGCCCGACGCCGACGTCGTCGTCCTGCCCGCCGGCTCGCCGGTGACCATGGACTGGAGGTCCAACCGCGTCCGCGTCTTCGTCGACACCGTCGCTCAGACCCCGACGGTGGGCAGAATGATAAACGTACCGCCTGCATGCTGGATCAAAGCTGCTAGCTAGCGCCTACACCCTTGATGTTCCTTCCTGATTGCCCTTACTGGTTTAGCTTTTAGCTAGTACACTAGAAAAGGGAAGATCTAGAGATCAAATAATTGAAGCTCATCAAATAGTATGGGGAATGGAGCTAGCTGCTGTCTAGAATAAAACTGATGGAATGCATGAATAAACAATGTATTACTGCAGTACTTCACATTATGTGTCCGTATTCAGGGGGCTAACAATGTATATATTCTTATGTTTGCAGAGAAGCGCCTTGGGCTTCAACCAGCATGCACTGCTGCCTGAAGGGCAAACAATCTAGTTGTACAGCTAACAGTTGCTAGGTTTGCGCTCACGTTTTTTCTCTACTAAAAACCTTATAAAagggcccttttggcctttgcCGGAAATAAATACTGTATGTTTGCGCCGAAGAGTGTACATTAATCCTGTAGCTGAAGACCCCACGCAGAATCAAGGGAGGAGTGATGCATGCAAGTTTGATGTGCAAGCTGCTGTAaagaggaggaagatggaggGGAGTAAGAAGCACGTTTATTAATCTGCTGCTGTACAAATTAAATTTAGCACTAGAGTGAGAGAAAGTAAGCTGTTAGCTGTCTAAAAGAAAAGCCGAAGCCATTGGCCCTCTGGTTGTATCTGTTGATATAGTAGTGGCTTCCTGTTGTTTGGCCTTTGTTGTAACATAAGCAGAGGCGCACTAGCCTTCGTTTACAGTTAAGCTGAATTATTAGTACCAGCTTTCCTGGACTGTTTGGTATGTAATATGACTTGTTTCTTGTGCAAATGGAGTCTCATGTAATCCAGGTCTAAGATGTGAATGTTTCATTTCTAGTTTTGCTTGAGACAAACATGACTTCCAAGGTGAACATAGTCAGGCATGCCTGTTTCACAATGTCGCACTCTTGGATattcttcttgtttttttttggtcGATGAGAATGATGGttctttttatttgaattttgaagGAAGAGAGCGAAATTGTACATGTTCTATTATAGGTGTTGCACCTTGTTCGTGTGTGAAGAAATTAAGCTGTTGACAGTGCCTCGTGCGTATATTCAGTGATGTAGCGGCCTTGGGCCTGGGGGCTTTGTTATTTTGTTTGGTTTGTCAAGTCGCCAGCACTCAGTAGCATATCGTTTAATTCTTTTGCCAGCGAATAATGATTAGATCGCCTTAATAAAATTAGTCAGCTGTGTTGTCCGGGACAGTTACCTAACTGAATGCCCACATTCTAATGACACCATCCAAACACATCACCTCTCTAGCCCAACACTAGTCCTCCCTTAAAGCTGACCTAGAAGGCTAAGTCTCAATGTTCCAGGGCAGCATGTGGATTCATATCCATCACTGATTAAACATAGAAGTTTCACTAATTAAACAATCACAGAACAACATACATCGATCGGCTTCTAGAGAGCTGCACGTACTAATCGTAGAAATGGTCGTCAAAGCTGCTGAAAAGTAAATTAAGGCCCTACCGATCACCTGACAATAATTGACATGAGTGGTATTGGCCATCGAACAGATGATGGCTCggcgaaataaataaaaaaactcatTCGTATCTTTTTGTATAATCTTGGATAGAGATGGTGTTTTTATATAAAAAGGTAAAACTGTAACCCCTGATGAGAATGAGATGTACAAGTTTTTGATTGTAAACACTTCAATTTGAGTGGTTTATAGCTTGCAAAAAGCGGAAACAAGAAGGACGCGCCACCTCGTGATCCCCGTGTCTGCTAGAGCAGGTAGTAACTGTGTTCCTTTTCCCACCTCGTGTGCCTCGTGTGCATATTAAATATTGGTAGAGCACCTATCAAAAACAAACTGCTGCCTAGAGCACTTAGGTTTTCCGTATTTGCACAAGGAATTTAGGTGGTGTTTGTTTGTACAACGGCAACGCAAACGTAGAGGGAATGGATTCAGAGCTGTAACGGCAGCCCTAACAATTACTTGTTTTGTTTGGTTGAAGAAGAAAGGTAACGGGAAAGGAAGTTATCGGAGCCACACCGGACGTATGGGAACCTGTCACCGCCCAAATCGGACGTGTAATCGATTTGCTGAAGCCCCATATCGTTTTCCGCGCTAATGAATCCCATGGGAGATGAAACAAACACAAAACAACGTTATCCGTTCACTCTGTGATCCGAATCCGATCACTCTGAAATATATACCCCAAGCAAACAGCATCCTAGATTGCATAAATTTGATGTCTCCGTCACTCAGATACCAGCGTCAGTATACTGTCATGGCCACCTTCTCCCTCGGACCACAACACTACAGCTGCCAAGccatgttgctgctgctggatcACGGCAGCTCAGGCGATGCAGAAGCAtttcatggcggcggcggcagcagcataTATACCACATTGCAATGCCGCCAATGGTAGCAGGATTCCGCGGAGAGAACGCGGCATCATCCTAATGAGGCTGACAGCCCCTGTGAGGTTGATCTCCTCCGACTCGGCCTAGAGGCCGAATCAGGCCTTTCATCCTAATGCAAAATAGGCTTTTTTTGTAACTAATAAAATTGATGGAAGGCATAAATAAATAATGTTGTCATGAGTGTATTATGCATTTGGATGAATATTAATGTTAGCCCCATCTGTTATATATTAATTTGTAACCGCTCCTCATCAATACATAAGTTTCTACTAGTCCATCAACCCATATGTCCGCACGGACTAGTAATTCTGAGAGATAAGTATTATAAATTCATAAAAAATTAAGATCTATAGCTTTTGAGTCATCGGATTATAGAAACTATAGAAACTTTTGCATCAACCCGTATGCCCGCCGTATGTCTGCACGGACTATAGAAACTTCAATTTGAGTCATCGGATTAACATTCAAGAGGCATGGGGGATTGGGCAATTTTACAATCTGTACCCGCCCTTAGATTGGGTAattacacttttgcaaatcctccCTCCCACCCCCTGCGCCCCTCTCCTGATATGTTCCCTATTTCGTATGGGGTGCAACTACAATGCTTGAGAGGTCTAGTGAGCGGTCTCAAAATTAAAGCAAGATAGGAATGGCCAAAGAGTCCAttttttaggctaattttttcataatggcaggtGTGGTAATTAATATATAGATatagggggttattttagtctGATTCTTCATAATAGCATAGGTGGCTAATTCATTAGAAAGAGAAGATCCAATGGCTAGTAGTAGCAATGATGATTATATcatactagtctatcaacccgtgctcccgcacggactagttagagatatctaataattatttatctcacgctctttttaattaattaaatattctaatctaGTATTATAaagatatatatttatcattatataattgtaataaatgtgataggtttagttactaataatttttctcactttgcattatacctccatatatatttgatatatatttaattaaacactttgtttgagctacGTGAAGAACatgaaaattggtattcttatctcttctcttatacatgatTATATGGTTACacacacattatggttagtattttcatataaataataacataaataatatactaataatgatagaaatagaaatttagaatttttttattgaTGCAcattaagattttattataataatataattttgattcggatttggggtttattttaatttttttattatgatatcattggataatatatacgaaaattagggggttatttgatattattttataattgtataagtaggtaatttacatgaagattaggggattactttatattaattttttattatggCAGAGgttggtaatttagatacatgtgtaggggttactttaatttattttcataatggaaaatgtggataatttattataaaaaggtaaCAGATtcaatggctattatgattagagttgctgAATTGATGGTTAgatatttctgatttttgtgagaatatgtaggatttctctatttttagacttttcacctaggatcctaggtggcatcATCTGGAGACTTCAAAAggtatataaataataacataaataatatactaataatgatagaaatagtaatttagaattttttattgatgcgctttaagattttattataataatataattttgattcagatttgcggtttattttaatttttttattatgatacAATTTGATAATATATACAGAGATTTTgggggttatttgatattattttataatggcataagtaggtaatttacatgaagataagggagttactttagattattttgtataatggcagaggtgagtaatttagatacatgtgtagggggttactttagtttatttCCATAATGGCAAAAGTGGTAATTTATTGAAAAAGATAACATATCCGATGGCTATTATTattagagttgccgaattgatggccAGATGTTTTTGATTTTTGTAAAAATTTATAAGATTTCTCTAgttttttagactgtccacctagAAACTTTGGTGGCATCACCAGGAGACTTCAAaatgagcctccaattagtaatagtaagatattaTTAATGGCTtattgtttgctgtttttgtaatatttgactAGAACCTTCCTATTATTATTCATGGACTCTTTGGTTttctcaaacaaaaaaaaataaaaatcttgGACTGTTTGGTATGTATGTCATGTTTCTTgtttaagggtgtgtttagttggtgaaaagtttgggttttggtactgtagcatatttcgttgttacttgacaaataatgtctaatcatggattaattaggcttaaaaattcatctcatgctaattatttagactgtgtaattagttattttttaactatatttaatgctccatgtatgtgtctgaagattcgatgtgataggtactgtagaaaattttttgggaactaaacatgcccTAAATGGAGATCGCAGTCCAGGTCAGGCTGGTGTGCAGTGTGCATGCTGCAGGTTCATGTCTCTCTTTCATTTGCAATTTTGTTTGATCTACTATATGCATTGCATTTGATGATGAATTATGCACAATGAGCATTATTTTGGGCCAATATAATATTAATCTTGTGTTGTACAACACCATGTGGCATGCATGCACCATCTGTTAAGAGATAATAAGTAGCCTGTGGGTTTTGTGTGTGGAGagtttggctgtgtttagatctgtaaaatagtggtaaaaaaaGGTCACATCGGATACTATAGCACaatgtagcacttttcgtttgtttgtgataattattgtcctaccatgacctaactaggctcaaaagattcgtctcgtcgtgtacattaaaactatacaattagttttttatttacctacatttaatgctccatgcatgaagtaagagatttaatgtgataggtaaatagtgaagtttggagagaaattttggaactaaggccctgtttagatctttacaggtttttgcaaaaaagccgtaaacatattaaagtgaaacggaatgttgctaatttgaagtactaaatgaagtctatttacaaaactttttgcatggatgggctgtaaatcgcgagacgattctaatgagcctacttaatccatgatttgcaacagtgatgctacagtaatcatccgctaattattgattaaacatgaattaattagcatcattagattcgtctcgcgatttacaacccatctatgcaaaaagttttgcaaatagacttcatttagtacttcaaatgccctctttacatctttacacaattttgcaaaatgaactaaacaccccctaaacATAGCCTTTGTTGTTTGCTACTTCTACTTGGTAGCCTAGGGTACGGGGGAAAGGGACTAGTCCCAGCCGCAGAGGTTCATGTCTCTTCATTTGCAATTTTGTTTGATCTACGTACGAACGAGATGCATTGCATTTGATGATGAAGGCTATGCTCGGTGAGCATTTTTGCACCAATCTTGTGTTGTACAACACCATGGCATGCATGCACCATCTCTTAGAGATAATAAGTAGCATGTGTTTTTTTGTGTGTTGCGGAGAGTCTGTTTTTCTACTCCTACTTGGTAGCCTGGGGTACGGAGGAAAGGGACTAGTAGTCGCATGCAGGTGCCGGGACTGTGCCTTGTCTCTGTCTTCTTGCCGCAGCCGCCCACACAGGCTCGTCCCCCAGCTGCATTGGCCAATGTTCTTGCTCATCCATCCATCGTCATCCCAAATGCAATAACACTGTGGCACTACAAAGCTAACGCGTGCTTCGGCAGCACAGCACGCCCATCAGCACATGCGAGTAGTAGTCTATATAAACTTGGAAACAATCCGAAAGAAGGCACAACTTAAGTGAGATCTCATTACATTGCCCCAAGTAAGCGTTTGTCTTAGGCCCCAAGGTGCATACTGAATCACTTTGGAGACGATGCACAGCGGAAGCACCATCATGACCACCTTCTCCTTCAAACCACCTCCtccgtgcagcagcagcaggaggaggagctgccaTGTCCATGTTGGTGCCGCTgctgcatcgccgccgccgctcatcaGGCGATGCCCGAGCGTTTCAtggaggtggcggctgcggcagcACACCTGCAGGTTGCAACGCGGACAGCAGTCACCGCAGCAGAATTCCAACCTTGTTGATGAGGATGATAGCCGGCTCAGTCAGAACGCCGGCATTTTCCATCCATCTATCTGGGGAGATTTCTTTCTTGGCTACTCCAACCCAGCTGCAGCTTCATCGCAACAGCAGGTTATTTATTTGTTTACTTACCCACGATCTTCCACTCTCTTGTGTAAACATACGCAGTTGACAATGATTAGTATTTATTAGTACTGCTTGTATGTGTCATTATGCTAAGTTTAATAAGTCCTTTCACTGGCAGCAGACTCAGATGGCAGAACGAGCAGACAAGCTCAAGGAAGAAGTGGCCGGAATGATAGCAAGTTCAACTGTTGGTGGCCAGCATGAGAGGCTACATCTCATCGACACACTGGAGCGTCTGTGTTTGGATCACCTGTTTGAAGAAGAGATTAGCGCTGCCTTACCACAGATTGAGGCTGCTGGCGTCATCGACTGTGATCTTGGGACGGTGGCTCTCTGGTTTTCTCTACTTCGGAGACATCGGTACAGGGTTTCACCAGGTAACAAATTAAACAAACAACGGAATTCCAAATATTTATGCACGGCTGTGTATTATATATGTCCTGCAACAACGTACCTTTCATGGTATGATTTAATATAATAGTTGAAGGTGTGGGAAACGTCTTTGAAAGTATATGAATCTTCTTTTTTCTGATTCTAAATTGCCGATATTTTGTTATATTCGATACCTTTTTCCAGATGTGTTTGCGAGGTTCAAAAATGAAGAGGGAGGTTTTTTAGCAGACAACCCTGAAGACCTACTGAGCCTTTACAATGCTGCGCATATGGGGACGCATGGAGAGACAATACTCGATGAAGCCATAGTATTCACCCGAAGGCGTTTAGAAACGACATTACGCGACATGGAAGAATCATCATTATTAGCACGCGAAATAAAATCTGCACTTGAAATCCCTCTTCCAAGGAGGGTTAGAATATACGAATCAAAGCATTACATATCTGCATATGAGCAGGATGATGCCACAGTACATGAGACGGTATTGCAACTTGCAAAGTTGAACTCAAATATTATGCAGCTCCATCACCAGCATGATCTGGAAATCATTACAAGGTCAAGTAATTGTTAGCCTTTGAGATCTATTGCTTACTTATATTATTTGAGATTACAAAGAACAAGTGCTATCTCTGATACACCTCTAATAAATGTATATATATAGGTGGTGGGAGGGTTTACACGTTGAATCGAGGTTTCCATTTGCTCGAGATAGAGTTGTCGAATGCTACTTGTGGATCTTAGGAGTATACTATGAACCGTGTTATTCACGAAGCCGAATAATATTGACTATGATTATTGCCATAGTGACCCTATTGGATGATATCTATGATTCTTATGCAACTCCAGAAGAATGTAAAATACTTACCAAGTGCATTGAAAGGTTTGTATTGCTAATTACAAATACTTTGATAAATGGATATATATAATTACATATATATTACATTATAATTTACATATTAAAatttgtgtgtttgtttgatCTATATTGTCCAGCTGGGATGCTAAGGCGGCTCATGACCTCCCAGAGTGCATAAAATTTGCTTTGGGGAAGATATTGGACAGCTTTCAAACCATCGAGAATATGCTCCACCAGGAAGAAAAATATCGCATGTCGTATCTAAAATACTTTGTAAGTTACCATTCTCacttatatttttatttatttgagaGAAATATTTTTGTTATAAACCATTTAACAAAGGCTCTGGAGGAAAGTAATGTAGTCAATATCGTTATTGTTCAGTAGCCATCCATTAATTCAGATCCTTTCTTTAATGGCATTAATTCATATCTTCTTTACACGTTTGCATGGATTAGTTGCTAAACTTCATTCCTAAAACCATTTTTCAGTATGCAATATCAATTATCTATTTCAATTTCTCAGTCTTACATTGAATGTGTTTATCTAGGAATCGAAAATGTATCTAATTATCTAGTAGGTTTGCATGCATGTTAAGTTGATGCTATCAGCACAAATATGTGTATAAACACATACCCTTGTCTTTAACATGTCAGCAATTTCCATATACCTATACCATCTTCAATTTCCAGACTGAAGATCTGGTCAGAGGCTACAACATGGAGGTAAACATGCTTGAAGAAGGCTACATTCCAAAGTTTGTTGAAGAGCACCTGCAAGTTTCAATGAGAACTGGAGGATGTCCTCTTCTGTCATGTGCTTCCCTCGTTGGGATGAATGATATAGCAACAAGAGATTGTTTTGATTGGGTTTCTCGTGTACCTAACATGGTCCGGGCACTTGCTAGAATTCTCAGACTATTAGATGATCTCCAAACATATGAGGTAAATATCTCTCATTCTCAGCTTAAAAAAATGTGATATTATTTGAAGTCTGATGTCAAACTCATAATTCTCATTTTCAATTTTGATGTACTGATCGATGGCCGATGGGGCTTTGGTATTGATAACTAAACATTGTTTTGTCACCAGGAAATGCTGATTTCATTTCCTACCTGCATTTCTCTTACCAATATTTTGAATATTTCACTTAATACAGCGGGAACAATTGATCCCTCATGTCGCATCAACAATCGATAGCTACATGAAGGAGCACAATGTCTCGATTGAAGTGGCACGTGAGAAGATACACCCATTGAAGGAGGACTCATGGAAAGATTTTAACAGTGAGTGGCTGAATCCAGACAATACCTATCCCAAGCAGGTACTGGAGAGGATATTCAACTTGACAAGGACAATGGAATTCATGTACAACCAAGAGGACAATTTCACAAACTGCCCCAACCTAAAGGACACCATCAATTTGTTGTTTGTGGAGCCATTTACAGAGCTTATTTAGGATTTGGCTACTCAACCAACAATAAAATGTTGGTCCTTCGTTCAGCATTATGTTTTATTCACACATGGTGGTTCTCAACTTGTCCGATCCATTTGTTAGGCGATTGTAAAAGAAACCTGTTATTGTAAATTTGTTTAATATCCATGATCAGTTTTTACAAAAttgaaaataaaatatattatagAAAATTAAAAAGTTCACCCATGTACAAAAGAGAAGGTTGGGACTGGCCTTAATAGTTGGGCTTTTGGAGATGGATTCATTGGGCCGAGCCGGTCTCTTTCCCCCTCCCGTCTCTGCCgccgaaaaaaaaggaaagcgcTCACCTTTTTCTGCGTGTGTTCACGGGAATGGCGGATGGTTGGGTATCCATGGCTTGCGCGTGCCGCAATTTCTGCCGGGGCTCCGGCCTGCGCACCTCC
The nucleotide sequence above comes from Panicum virgatum strain AP13 chromosome 3K, P.virgatum_v5, whole genome shotgun sequence. Encoded proteins:
- the LOC120697190 gene encoding subtilisin-chymotrypsin inhibitor-2B-like isoform X2 encodes the protein MSTRSTSTMSSVDATGGEKKTSWPEVVGLPAEEAKKIILKDMPDADVVVLPAGSPVTMDWRSNRVRVFVDTVAQTPTVGRMINVPPACWIKAAS
- the LOC120697190 gene encoding subtilisin-chymotrypsin inhibitor CI-1B-like isoform X1 encodes the protein MILSHSPLAGRVGLYIRHTPPPPPGADRSSTPNLHTITISSSRQDISTSTMSSVDATGGEKKTSWPEVVGLPAEEAKKIILKDMPDADVVVLPAGSPVTMDWRSNRVRVFVDTVAQTPTVGRMINVPPACWIKAAS
- the LOC120697189 gene encoding alpha-terpineol synthase, chloroplastic-like isoform X1, yielding MHSGSTIMTTFSFKPPPPCSSSRRRSCHVHVGAAAASPPPLIRRCPSVSWRWRLRQHTCRLQRGQQSPQQNSNLVDEDDSRLSQNAGIFHPSIWGDFFLGYSNPAAASSQQQQTQMAERADKLKEEVAGMIASSTVGGQHERLHLIDTLERLCLDHLFEEEISAALPQIEAAGVIDCDLGTVALWFSLLRRHRYRVSPDVFARFKNEEGGFLADNPEDLLSLYNAAHMGTHGETILDEAIVFTRRRLETTLRDMEESSLLAREIKSALEIPLPRRVRIYESKHYISAYEQDDATVHETVLQLAKLNSNIMQLHHQHDLEIITRWWEGLHVESRFPFARDRVVECYLWILGVYYEPCYSRSRIILTMIIAIVTLLDDIYDSYATPEECKILTKCIESWDAKAAHDLPECIKFALGKILDSFQTIENMLHQEEKYRMSYLKYFQFPYTYTIFNFQTEDLVRGYNMEVNMLEEGYIPKFVEEHLQVSMRTGGCPLLSCASLVGMNDIATRDCFDWVSRVPNMVRALARILRLLDDLQTYEREQLIPHVASTIDSYMKEHNVSIEVAREKIHPLKEDSWKDFNSEWLNPDNTYPKQVLERIFNLTRTMEFMYNQEDNFTNCPNLKDTINLLFVEPFTELI
- the LOC120697189 gene encoding alpha-terpineol synthase, chloroplastic-like isoform X2; translation: MHSGSTIMTTFSFKPPPPCSSSRRRSCHVHVGAAAASPPPLIRRCPSVSWRWRLRQHTCRLQRGQQSPQQNSNLVDEDDSRLSQNAGIFHPSIWGDFFLGYSNPAAASSQQQTQMAERADKLKEEVAGMIASSTVGGQHERLHLIDTLERLCLDHLFEEEISAALPQIEAAGVIDCDLGTVALWFSLLRRHRYRVSPDVFARFKNEEGGFLADNPEDLLSLYNAAHMGTHGETILDEAIVFTRRRLETTLRDMEESSLLAREIKSALEIPLPRRVRIYESKHYISAYEQDDATVHETVLQLAKLNSNIMQLHHQHDLEIITRWWEGLHVESRFPFARDRVVECYLWILGVYYEPCYSRSRIILTMIIAIVTLLDDIYDSYATPEECKILTKCIESWDAKAAHDLPECIKFALGKILDSFQTIENMLHQEEKYRMSYLKYFQFPYTYTIFNFQTEDLVRGYNMEVNMLEEGYIPKFVEEHLQVSMRTGGCPLLSCASLVGMNDIATRDCFDWVSRVPNMVRALARILRLLDDLQTYEREQLIPHVASTIDSYMKEHNVSIEVAREKIHPLKEDSWKDFNSEWLNPDNTYPKQVLERIFNLTRTMEFMYNQEDNFTNCPNLKDTINLLFVEPFTELI
- the LOC120697189 gene encoding alpha-terpineol synthase, chloroplastic-like isoform X3, which codes for MHSGSTIMTTFSFKPPPPCSSSRRRSCHVHVGAAAASPPPLIRRCPSVSWRWRLRQHTCRLQRGQQSPQQNSNLVDEDDSRLSQNAGIFHPSIWGDFFLGYSNPAAASSQQQQTQMAERADKLKEEVAGMIASSTVGGQHERLHLIDTLERLCLDHLFEEEISAALPQIEAAGVIDCDLGTVALWFSLLRRHRYRVSPDVFARFKNEEGGFLADNPEDLLSLYNAAHMGTHGETILDEAIVFTRRRLETTLRDMEESSLLAREIKSALEIPLPRRVRIYESKHYISAYEQDDATVHETVLQLAKLNSNIMQLHHQHDLEIITRWWEGLHVESRFPFARDRVVECYLWILGVYYEPCYSRSRIILTMIIAIVTLLDDIYDSYATPEECKILTKCIESWDAKAAHDLPECIKFALGKILDSFQTIENMLHQEEKYRMSYLKYFTEDLVRGYNMEVNMLEEGYIPKFVEEHLQVSMRTGGCPLLSCASLVGMNDIATRDCFDWVSRVPNMVRALARILRLLDDLQTYEREQLIPHVASTIDSYMKEHNVSIEVAREKIHPLKEDSWKDFNSEWLNPDNTYPKQVLERIFNLTRTMEFMYNQEDNFTNCPNLKDTINLLFVEPFTELI
- the LOC120697189 gene encoding alpha-terpineol synthase, chloroplastic-like isoform X4, which produces MHSGSTIMTTFSFKPPPPCSSSRRRSCHVHVGAAAASPPPLIRRCPSVSWRWRLRQHTCRLQRGQQSPQQNSNLVDEDDSRLSQNAGIFHPSIWGDFFLGYSNPAAASSQQQTQMAERADKLKEEVAGMIASSTVGGQHERLHLIDTLERLCLDHLFEEEISAALPQIEAAGVIDCDLGTVALWFSLLRRHRYRVSPDVFARFKNEEGGFLADNPEDLLSLYNAAHMGTHGETILDEAIVFTRRRLETTLRDMEESSLLAREIKSALEIPLPRRVRIYESKHYISAYEQDDATVHETVLQLAKLNSNIMQLHHQHDLEIITRWWEGLHVESRFPFARDRVVECYLWILGVYYEPCYSRSRIILTMIIAIVTLLDDIYDSYATPEECKILTKCIESWDAKAAHDLPECIKFALGKILDSFQTIENMLHQEEKYRMSYLKYFTEDLVRGYNMEVNMLEEGYIPKFVEEHLQVSMRTGGCPLLSCASLVGMNDIATRDCFDWVSRVPNMVRALARILRLLDDLQTYEREQLIPHVASTIDSYMKEHNVSIEVAREKIHPLKEDSWKDFNSEWLNPDNTYPKQVLERIFNLTRTMEFMYNQEDNFTNCPNLKDTINLLFVEPFTELI